A part of Curtobacterium sp. MCLR17_036 genomic DNA contains:
- a CDS encoding inorganic phosphate transporter, with protein sequence MDVLVIVVLVIVVALVFDFTNGFHDTANAMATSVATGALKPRTAVLISAVLNVVGAFLSTEVAKTVSQGIIREGESGIAITPTMIFAGLVGAVLWNLATWYFGLPSSSTHALFGGLIGASIIGAGIDSVSWSTVVSKVVLPAVLSPVIAGVIALVATYLAYVLTKNATTHGAATGFRHGQTISASLVSLAHGTNDAQKTMGVITLTLIAANYQDAGTGPALWVILACGLAIGLGTYTGGWRIMQTVGKKISDVQSPQGFAAETSSAATILVSSHLGFALSTTHVTSGSVVGSGLGKKLADVHWSVVGRIVVAWVVTLPAAAVVGALATAVAASSTVGLVAVVVLGLAAGLTFWFLARRKPISHEDVTADDTADQPAAVAN encoded by the coding sequence ATGGACGTCCTCGTCATCGTCGTGCTGGTGATCGTGGTGGCCCTCGTGTTCGACTTCACGAACGGGTTCCACGACACCGCCAACGCCATGGCCACGTCGGTCGCCACGGGTGCGCTCAAGCCCCGGACCGCCGTGCTCATCTCCGCCGTCCTCAACGTGGTCGGCGCGTTCCTGTCCACCGAGGTCGCCAAGACGGTCTCGCAGGGCATCATCCGCGAGGGCGAGAGCGGCATCGCGATCACCCCGACCATGATCTTCGCCGGGCTCGTCGGGGCGGTGCTCTGGAACCTCGCCACGTGGTACTTCGGCCTGCCGTCGTCGTCGACGCACGCACTGTTCGGCGGGCTCATCGGCGCCTCGATCATCGGCGCCGGCATCGACTCGGTGAGCTGGTCGACGGTGGTGTCGAAGGTCGTGCTGCCGGCCGTGCTCTCCCCGGTCATCGCGGGCGTCATCGCGCTCGTGGCGACCTACCTGGCCTACGTGCTCACGAAGAACGCCACCACGCACGGTGCCGCGACGGGCTTCCGGCACGGCCAGACGATCTCGGCGTCGCTGGTGTCGCTCGCCCACGGCACGAACGACGCGCAGAAGACGATGGGCGTCATCACGCTGACGCTCATCGCGGCGAACTACCAGGACGCCGGCACCGGTCCGGCGCTCTGGGTGATCCTGGCCTGCGGGCTGGCGATCGGCCTCGGCACCTACACCGGGGGCTGGCGGATCATGCAGACGGTCGGCAAGAAGATCTCCGACGTGCAGTCGCCGCAGGGCTTCGCCGCCGAGACGAGTTCCGCTGCGACGATCCTCGTCTCGTCGCACCTCGGCTTCGCGCTGTCCACGACGCACGTCACGAGCGGGTCGGTGGTCGGCTCCGGGCTCGGCAAGAAGCTCGCTGACGTGCACTGGTCGGTCGTCGGGCGCATCGTCGTCGCGTGGGTCGTCACGTTGCCGGCAGCGGCGGTCGTCGGGGCCCTCGCCACCGCCGTGGCCGCGAGCTCTACGGTCGGCCTGGTCGCCGTCGTGGTGCTCGGCCTCGCCGCCGGGCTGACCTTCTGGTTCCTCGCACGGCGCAAGCCGATCTCGCACGAGGACGTCACCGCCGACGACACCGCGGACCAGCCGGCCGCGGTCGCGAACTGA
- a CDS encoding alpha/beta hydrolase, giving the protein MPTFSAARGDASFTDAHGVEIVYSTWRAARPKGIVQIAHGVGEHGLRYEPLAQDLVRAGYTVHANDHRGHGRTGLGQWDGDHAKLGRLGPGGLRAAIAAVEQMGEVARADTPGVPLVLLGHSWGSLMAQRIVNTASEAYDGVVLSATAYRLPGWMNGGDLNARHAGSGPTKYEWLTRDRSIIDAIALDPLAVEADVIGLFGLPDTLRLLGVPRRGIPHDLPMLLQVGSDDTLGGPRSVERLAHAYRRRGRLSDVTVQVYEGARHEVYNETNRDEVVGDLVAWLDRVAARA; this is encoded by the coding sequence GTGCCCACGTTCTCCGCAGCCCGAGGCGACGCCTCGTTCACCGACGCGCACGGCGTCGAGATCGTCTACTCGACCTGGCGCGCGGCACGGCCGAAGGGCATCGTGCAGATCGCGCACGGGGTCGGCGAGCACGGGCTGCGGTACGAGCCGCTGGCGCAGGACCTGGTCCGTGCCGGGTACACCGTGCACGCCAACGACCACCGGGGGCACGGACGCACCGGCCTCGGGCAGTGGGACGGCGACCACGCGAAGCTCGGCCGGCTCGGCCCCGGCGGACTGCGCGCCGCGATCGCCGCGGTCGAGCAGATGGGCGAAGTCGCCCGTGCGGACACCCCGGGCGTCCCGCTCGTCCTGCTCGGCCACTCGTGGGGATCGCTGATGGCCCAGCGGATCGTGAACACGGCGTCGGAGGCGTACGACGGCGTCGTGCTCTCCGCCACCGCGTACCGGCTGCCCGGCTGGATGAACGGCGGCGACCTCAACGCCCGGCATGCCGGCTCCGGGCCGACGAAGTACGAGTGGCTCACCCGTGACCGGTCGATCATCGACGCCATCGCGCTCGACCCGCTCGCGGTCGAGGCCGACGTCATCGGGCTGTTCGGCCTGCCCGACACCCTGCGGCTGCTCGGCGTGCCGCGACGGGGGATCCCGCACGACCTGCCCATGCTGCTGCAGGTCGGGTCCGACGACACCCTCGGCGGGCCGCGCTCGGTCGAGCGGCTGGCGCATGCGTACCGCCGACGCGGCCGGCTCTCCGACGTGACCGTGCAGGTGTACGAGGGCGCGCGGCACGAGGTCTACAACGAGACCAACCGCGACGAGGTCGTCGGGGACCTGGTCGCGTGGCTGGACCGGGTGGCGGCGCGCGCGTAG
- a CDS encoding biotin/lipoate A/B protein ligase family protein has protein sequence MHGEYKVPGGKLVVVDLEVVDGDVQEFRLAGDFFLEPDDALARIDDAVNGLPATTDAAGIAAAVRAALPADAVLLGFTPEAVGVAVRRALSRASSWQDYAWEIVHEGPISPNEHLALDQVLTEEVGAGRRGPTLRIWEWDQPAVVIGSFQSLKNEVDPEGAEKFGIEVVRRISGGGAMFMDAGAVISYSLYVPTDLVQGMTFADSYAYLDEWVIEALKSLGIEASYQPLNDITSTKGKIGGAAQKRLGTGALLHHATMSYDMDGEKMVQVLRIGREKMSDKGTTSAAKRVDPLRSQTGLPRAEVIERLIATFTKLYGATEGHVTADERRRAQELVASKFATKEWLERVP, from the coding sequence GTGCACGGTGAGTACAAGGTCCCAGGTGGCAAGCTCGTCGTCGTCGACCTCGAGGTGGTCGACGGGGACGTCCAGGAGTTCCGGCTCGCCGGGGACTTCTTCCTCGAGCCGGACGACGCGCTGGCCCGCATCGACGACGCCGTGAACGGGCTGCCCGCGACGACGGACGCCGCCGGCATCGCCGCGGCCGTCCGCGCCGCGCTCCCCGCCGATGCCGTGCTGCTCGGGTTCACGCCCGAGGCCGTCGGGGTCGCCGTCCGCCGGGCGCTCTCGCGTGCGTCGTCGTGGCAGGACTACGCCTGGGAGATCGTGCACGAGGGTCCGATCAGCCCGAACGAGCACCTCGCGCTCGACCAGGTCCTCACCGAGGAGGTCGGCGCCGGCCGCCGCGGTCCGACCCTGCGCATCTGGGAGTGGGACCAGCCCGCCGTCGTCATCGGGTCGTTCCAGTCGCTCAAGAACGAGGTCGACCCCGAGGGCGCGGAGAAGTTCGGCATCGAGGTCGTCCGGCGCATCTCCGGCGGCGGCGCCATGTTCATGGACGCCGGGGCGGTCATCTCGTACTCGCTGTACGTGCCGACCGACCTGGTGCAGGGGATGACCTTCGCCGACTCGTACGCCTACCTGGACGAGTGGGTGATCGAGGCGCTCAAGTCGCTCGGCATCGAGGCGTCCTACCAGCCGCTCAACGACATCACCTCGACCAAGGGCAAGATCGGCGGCGCCGCACAGAAGCGCCTCGGCACCGGCGCGCTGCTGCACCACGCCACCATGAGCTACGACATGGACGGCGAGAAGATGGTGCAGGTGCTGCGCATCGGCCGCGAGAAGATGAGCGACAAGGGCACCACCTCGGCTGCGAAGCGCGTCGACCCGCTGCGCTCGCAGACCGGGCTGCCCCGCGCCGAGGTCATCGAGCGGCTCATCGCGACCTTCACGAAGCTGTACGGTGCGACCGAGGGGCACGTCACGGCGGACGAGCGGCGGCGGGCGCAGGAGCTCGTGGCGTCGAAGTTCGCGACGAAGGAGTGGCTCGAGCGCGTGCCGTGA
- a CDS encoding ATP-binding protein: MLDDADRDLMRAIARYIDHANELAGSEQQAVLTPLGERVRDHLGVDPRSVPVVTEELPDHRLVDADVALAELAGDDPDALLGIAGDDSRFHSSVSEFLANPSTRWAVGPVSYSDRATGPDDTRRVVSFGLRLLTFDGERIAVVQRSAKPEYGRGSATIEVLGADQDVVAAFLRRFRALMIERSVLRGQVLSFVPSEYGADAGATFLRRPDVTADDVVLADGVLDEVVDHVVGIGEQREALLAAGQHLKRGVLLYGPPGTGKTLTIRHLLARTEGVTAVLLTGSSIAAIGAAAEIARTFQPSLVVMEDIDLVAMERHSSPQPLLFEVLDALDGLDGDADVAFVMTTNRVSVLERALADRPGRVDLAVEIPLPDLPERTRLFRRYAGSLPYSDDALAVAAERAAGTTGSFAKELMRRSVLAAALRGAEPDDTDLLSALDSLLTERSALTRKLLGTRSDDDTDEPNEDEDEDEDEITFSGSYIAPVQPIALRTDQPAGGVDLVLRDPEDEDDQPGS; the protein is encoded by the coding sequence GTGCTCGACGACGCAGACCGTGACCTCATGCGGGCGATCGCCCGCTACATCGACCACGCGAACGAACTCGCGGGGTCCGAGCAGCAGGCGGTCCTGACGCCGCTCGGCGAGCGGGTGCGGGACCACCTCGGCGTCGACCCGCGATCCGTCCCCGTCGTGACCGAGGAGCTGCCGGACCACCGGCTCGTCGACGCGGACGTCGCCCTCGCGGAGCTCGCGGGGGACGACCCCGACGCCCTCCTCGGGATCGCCGGAGACGACAGTCGGTTCCACAGCTCGGTCAGCGAGTTCCTCGCGAACCCGAGCACCCGGTGGGCCGTCGGCCCGGTGAGCTACTCGGACCGGGCGACGGGACCAGACGACACCCGTCGCGTGGTGTCCTTCGGGCTCCGACTCCTGACGTTCGACGGCGAGCGGATCGCGGTCGTGCAGCGGTCCGCCAAGCCGGAGTACGGCCGCGGGAGCGCGACGATCGAGGTCCTCGGTGCGGACCAGGACGTCGTGGCCGCGTTCCTGCGCCGGTTCCGCGCGCTCATGATCGAACGCAGCGTGCTGCGGGGGCAGGTGCTGTCCTTCGTGCCGTCCGAGTACGGCGCGGATGCCGGCGCGACCTTCCTGCGCCGACCGGACGTCACCGCGGACGACGTCGTGCTCGCCGACGGCGTGCTCGACGAGGTCGTCGACCACGTCGTGGGGATCGGCGAGCAACGCGAGGCGCTCCTCGCCGCCGGACAGCACCTCAAGCGCGGGGTCCTGCTCTACGGCCCGCCCGGTACCGGGAAGACCCTGACCATCCGCCACCTGCTCGCCCGCACCGAGGGCGTCACGGCGGTCCTGCTCACCGGGTCGAGCATCGCCGCGATCGGAGCCGCGGCCGAGATCGCCCGGACGTTCCAGCCGTCACTCGTCGTGATGGAGGACATCGACCTCGTCGCGATGGAGCGCCACAGCTCCCCGCAGCCACTGCTGTTCGAGGTGCTCGACGCCCTCGACGGTCTCGACGGCGATGCCGACGTCGCGTTCGTCATGACGACGAACCGGGTGTCCGTGCTCGAACGGGCCCTGGCGGACCGCCCCGGCCGGGTGGACCTGGCGGTCGAGATCCCGCTGCCGGACCTGCCGGAGCGCACGCGGCTCTTCCGCCGGTACGCCGGTTCGCTGCCGTACTCCGACGACGCCCTCGCGGTGGCGGCGGAGCGCGCCGCGGGCACCACTGGCTCGTTCGCGAAGGAGCTCATGCGCCGGAGCGTCCTCGCCGCCGCCCTGCGCGGAGCGGAACCCGACGACACCGACCTGCTCTCGGCACTCGATTCGCTGTTGACCGAGCGGAGCGCGCTGACCCGCAAGCTGCTCGGCACCCGTTCCGACGACGACACCGACGAGCCCAATGAGGATGAGGACGAGGACGAGGACGAGATCACCTTCAGCGGTTCGTACATCGCGCCGGTACAGCCGATTGCCCTCCGCACGGACCAGCCCGCGGGCGGCGTCGACCTCGTCCTCCGCGATCCCGAAGACGAGGACGATCAGCCCGGGTCGTGA
- a CDS encoding BLUF domain-containing protein: protein MRSIVYTSTQTRPITDTELAQILAVGREKNTALGVTGILAHKEENCLGILEGDDETVAARFEQVRADPRHTNVRVLADESVRQRSFPDWSMAFQPLDPLMQQVPGFSDLFAPEHALDPSVGVTRARALLEWFRKHPLAPLTSQTAEADEAPRTRAINGAITALHDGGVTRFTLEVAAERAGMDVAEVREVFPSEAALLAATVERWTQAISAPLAPLIAEKGTVAFLHALLAAQAEEPGLMELLAASLASAADPTADGADYHRSTYRRFRQMIRDGLAADVRDGREPGTMDPVRGAQQLLALHDGLRLQALLTADTDLVDAFDRAATRMRRGWSEQYEQPSWWDVPVAGDR from the coding sequence ATGCGTTCGATCGTCTACACCAGCACACAGACCCGTCCGATCACGGACACCGAGCTCGCACAGATCCTCGCGGTGGGCCGGGAGAAGAACACCGCCCTCGGGGTGACCGGGATCCTCGCGCACAAGGAGGAGAACTGCCTCGGGATCCTCGAGGGGGACGACGAGACCGTCGCCGCGCGGTTCGAGCAGGTGCGCGCCGACCCGCGGCACACGAACGTCCGTGTCCTGGCGGACGAGTCGGTCCGGCAGCGGTCGTTCCCGGACTGGTCGATGGCGTTCCAACCGCTGGATCCGCTGATGCAGCAGGTCCCGGGCTTCAGCGACCTGTTCGCCCCCGAGCACGCGCTCGACCCGTCGGTGGGGGTGACCCGGGCCCGTGCACTGCTCGAGTGGTTCCGGAAGCACCCGCTCGCCCCGTTGACGAGCCAGACCGCCGAAGCGGACGAAGCCCCGCGGACGCGTGCGATCAACGGTGCGATCACCGCGCTCCACGACGGCGGCGTCACGAGGTTCACCCTCGAGGTCGCCGCTGAGCGCGCGGGCATGGACGTGGCCGAAGTGCGGGAGGTGTTCCCGTCGGAGGCGGCGCTGCTCGCGGCGACGGTGGAGCGGTGGACACAGGCGATCTCGGCGCCGCTGGCGCCGTTGATCGCGGAGAAGGGCACGGTGGCGTTCCTGCACGCCCTGCTGGCGGCGCAGGCGGAGGAGCCGGGATTGATGGAGCTCCTCGCCGCGAGTCTCGCGTCGGCCGCCGACCCGACGGCGGACGGCGCCGACTACCACCGGTCCACGTACCGACGGTTCCGGCAGATGATCCGGGACGGTCTCGCCGCCGACGTCCGCGACGGCCGGGAGCCGGGGACGATGGACCCGGTCCGGGGTGCGCAGCAGCTGCTGGCGCTCCACGACGGTCTCCGCCTGCAGGCACTGCTGACCGCGGACACGGACCTGGTCGACGCCTTCGACCGGGCTGCGACCCGGATGCGCCGCGGGTGGTCCGAGCAGTACGAGCAGCCCTCCTGGTGGGACGTCCCGGTCGCGGGGGACCGCTGA
- a CDS encoding GNAT family N-acetyltransferase → MAAPEVRNDTDKQQYSLVEDGDVIGFAAYEVDGDEIRFVHTEVDPAHRGGGHASILVQHALDDVRSGSSLRVVPQCSYVHAWIERHPDYQELTTR, encoded by the coding sequence ATGGCAGCACCCGAGGTCCGGAACGACACCGACAAGCAGCAGTACTCCCTCGTCGAGGACGGCGACGTGATCGGCTTCGCCGCGTACGAGGTCGACGGCGACGAGATCCGCTTCGTGCACACCGAGGTCGACCCGGCGCACCGCGGTGGCGGACACGCATCGATCCTCGTGCAGCACGCGCTCGACGACGTCCGGTCCGGGTCCTCGCTCCGTGTCGTGCCGCAGTGCAGCTACGTCCACGCCTGGATCGAGCGCCACCCGGACTACCAGGAGCTCACCACGCGCTGA
- a CDS encoding site-specific DNA-methyltransferase has protein sequence MHTADDRGPDRVVHGDALDVVPAYADGSFTLVYLDPPFNTGRYQRRHASAAVPSADGPVMGFHGRTYERVRGDLMRFDDRFEDYWSFLEPLLVEAWRLLADDGTLYLHLDYRESHYAKVLLDALFGRESFLNEIVWAYDYGAKSKSRWPTKHDTILVYVKDPTRYWFDSTTVDREPYMAPGLVTPEQRERGKLPTDVWWHTIVSPTGKEKTGYPTQKPEGVLRRIVQASSREGDWVLDFFAGSGTTGAVASALGRRYVLIDDNPAAIEVMRKRLPGAFFEG, from the coding sequence GTGCACACGGCAGACGATCGCGGCCCCGACCGCGTGGTACACGGCGACGCGCTCGACGTCGTCCCCGCGTACGCCGACGGCTCGTTCACGCTCGTCTACCTCGACCCGCCGTTCAACACCGGGCGCTACCAGCGCCGGCACGCCAGCGCCGCGGTGCCGTCCGCCGACGGGCCGGTGATGGGGTTCCACGGCCGGACCTACGAGCGGGTCCGCGGCGACCTGATGCGGTTCGACGACCGGTTCGAGGACTACTGGTCGTTCCTCGAGCCCCTGCTCGTCGAGGCGTGGCGACTGCTGGCGGACGACGGCACGCTGTACCTGCACCTCGACTACCGCGAGTCGCACTACGCGAAGGTGCTGCTCGACGCGCTGTTCGGTCGGGAGTCGTTCCTCAACGAGATCGTCTGGGCCTACGACTACGGCGCGAAGTCGAAGTCCCGCTGGCCGACCAAGCACGACACGATCCTGGTGTACGTGAAGGACCCGACACGCTACTGGTTCGACTCGACGACGGTGGACCGGGAGCCGTACATGGCGCCGGGGCTCGTCACGCCGGAGCAGCGCGAGCGGGGCAAGCTGCCGACCGACGTCTGGTGGCACACCATCGTGTCGCCGACCGGCAAGGAGAAGACCGGCTACCCGACGCAGAAGCCCGAGGGGGTGCTCCGCCGGATCGTGCAGGCGTCGTCGCGCGAGGGGGACTGGGTGCTCGACTTCTTCGCCGGCAGCGGCACGACGGGGGCGGTGGCCTCGGCGCTCGGCCGGCGGTACGTGCTCATCGACGACAACCCGGCGGCGATCGAGGTCATGCGGAAACGGTTGCCGGGGGCGTTCTTCGAGGGGTGA